The nucleotide sequence GCAAgaagctgcactgcactttctctataactgtaatgctttattctgcattctgttattgttttcccttgtactacctcagtgcactgatgtgatgaaatgatctgtatggatggcatgcaaaagtttttcactgtacctcgatacatgtgacaataataaaccaatttaccaataatttACCATTTTGCCAATTTACAGTCAGCTGCATGGCAGAGAAAGGGTTAAGGCCAGGAAAATGCATTAGTAACAAAAGACGAGAAATGTGGGACTATAATTCTCACTTCGGTCCCATGGTGATCTGAGTTGACCCCATTTGGAGAGATGTTTCTTTACCTCATGTTTTTGTTCAAGTGAATTTGCAAAATCTGCCAGGAACCAATGCTACTGGGGAAGttttatggaaaaaaattgttCTCAAAGGTATTCCGTGACATATGAAGGAGCGGTAAACCTGACCCAACATCAGTCAAATGCCAATCCTCCACTTTGAGCTAaccatattttaaattaattaattgactTTATAAACCATTTACCCTGTTCTTTCTGAACTATACTGAGGTACAGAAACAGTAACACATTGTGAGtacatttgaaacaaaatattcaaaaaatgttaacgCATACCTTTGAGCATCCTTACATGTGAAAGCTCCCAATTAATTTTTGGACCctccttggtggtctccaactcACCACGATGACTAATTCATTAAGAGGGAGGGGCCAATTTTGGACAAGGCCTGTTTTTTACACAACGCTTTCGAAACCAGAGCACAAGTTTGCAAAACCTGACTGATTCTGAATGTAATTAACATTTAAAGCTTTGTAAACTGATTTCAGGAGAATTGCTCTGAGAAAATGCCACACATTTGAGTGAAGATTCCATCCGGCAGAAATCAGAACGAGGAACTCAAATATGTGTGGTTACCTCTTGGCAATGGCAGCAGCTTTCAACAATCCCTCCAACCAAGCCACTTATTAACTGAACAAAACACAGGATGATTTCAACTCCACTGACTACCAGGAGGATAGAAAATAAAGTAGTGTTCCAGGTCACAACGTGTTTTGGTTCAGTGCACTCACTCCAGGAGGTGTAGTTGGTGAGGTACCTGGGAAAGGAGATATGACAGGCTGTCAGTTCCTCGTCAATCATTTCTTTCTCAAAACCCCTCACTGAGTCAACTCTAAAGATGGTCCTGTGGCAAACCCTGGACATCAGTAGCTGACGCTTATCCTCATTCCACAGGACAGAAGCAGATGTCCTCAACAGGGATAGGGACCCCCTTGTCCTCAACAGGGAtagaaaccacccccccccctgtCCTcagcagggatagggtccccctttgTTCAAACAGGGATAGGGCCACACTTGTCCTcaaacagggatagggtcctccttgtcctcatccttcctcaatctttccacctCCAACTCAGGAGATTCCCTGTCCACTGACATCTtcaacaaacccactgacgcccacagctaccccgattacagctcctcccaccctgtctcttgcaaggacgctctccgagatgtccaacttcttttctaactggggcgtCCCCCCCACCGACTGTGGTCGacagagctcgcacccatatctcttccatttcccacacctctgctctgacctccacccctcccagactcaaCAGGGATAGGTTCCCCCTTGTCCTCCTGTGCAGTCCAGATGGCCTGTGTTGCTGGTTATGCCTCCTTATGTGTTCCTACACTTAACCCTTTCAACACATCCTGCTCTTCCTTTCTCCCCCATTTTTCACTTCATTCCGCAATCTCCATGCCTTTGACATGCACACTCAATGCTTGAGAACCACTGCTACAGGCATTGTCTTAACTATTGCTGTGACAGTCATAGGGTTATAGAGAGACACGACAAGGAAATGAGTgtgcactgactatcaaccaccatttacacgaatcctacattaattccatttcttattctccccCACACTGTCATCATGAGGAGCAAtatacagtggcaaattaacctaccaactttgggatgtgggaggaaaccggagcacccggaggaaactcacacagtcacacagacagaaccagagatcgggattgaatcagggtctctggcgctgtgaggcagcggctctgctggctgtgccactgtgtcactctGGTGAGTAGTGACCCCTTTTGCAGACCTCATTTTCACCTCCCTATCTCCCTCGAAGTCTATGTGACCAAAGGTACACCTCAGTCATAATCCAAGTACCAAAGATTAGAAGAAGAGAACTCCGATAAATTTCTGAGCCCTTTAACAAAGCCTTGACTCCCTTCCTACATGAATCAAGCAATTGAGGCATGAAGAGGCTGTTCACTTCCGATTGGTGAGGGACGATGATGGCTCCCGAGGGTAGTTATATTGAGTGTCCAATATCAGTGGGTGGGATAGCGGGACATTCTGCAATGAAACCTCGAGGAACACATCCAAACAAAGGTTTAGTTTCTTTTGTTAGTCAATGATTCTCTCAGCTTGCTCTTCAGCATTCAAAGGCTTTTACATTGTATGAACCATCAAGACTTTCCTTTCCTGCACCCAATTTTAACATCACCCCACTTTATAGCTGCCCCCCCACCTTCCTTCTCAAATACAACACTTCACGGTGGAAATAATGAAGTCATTTGGTTTCGTTAACCTTCCATTGGTGCTGTTAAAGGGGTATTGCCACCCCAGCTCTGTGAGGCAGTACGGGCCTTGTGATAAACCCAGAGCAGAAACAATGAAGCAGTATCCAGCACCAGCCATCCCGATCAGAGCCACCAGAACTGAGGCCAACATCTGATTGAGAGagaacaggcagcatcagtgatcCTGTTGTCTAAGTCTGACAACAGATTATTGCATATTGGTATAACAGGATGTTAGCGGTTTCTTACTGCACAGCTCTTCCCACAGTCCTGGTTCCCACAACAACCGCAACAATCATTATCTTTGAGGCCAATAAACACCACAATAGGCAAAatcatctgcaatttaaaaacaaaagaggtCATTAAATGGTTGGATTTCGAATGAAAGATGTCACATTTCAGTCATGcaacaccaccctctgctggTCTCCGGCTCCAATTACACACCCTCACACGAGGCTCCCTCATCatgcatcaaagtcaaagttgagtttattgtcatctgcacaagtccatgtgtgcacaggtgcaatgaaaatcctacttgcagcagcatcacaggcacatagcatcatagaagcagcattcacaagaaaaacataaattaagcataaataaaccacaatttttacaagaaagaaaacaattagatcaaagtccattttagtgcaaagtgatcaaaatggtcatagtgttgctattctgaggtagtgattatgaGTGTGCAGACTGGTTGAAAAACtgaatgcttgaagggaagtagctattcttaaACCTGGttgtgagggacttcaggcttctgtacctcctgcccgatggtagctgtgagaagatggcatagaccggatgatggggatctttgatggtggaagttaccttcttgaggcagtgcctcctgtagatactactgatggtggggagggatgtgctcgtgatgtgttgggctgagtccactactttctgcagcttctcatgtctctgcgcattcgaattgccataccagatcacgatgcaaccagtcaggactgGTGACCTTGTGTCTCTGCAGTCCAAAGGATACTCCCAAAGTCCTCTAGTGCCATTATCCACTGTGGAAATGTGTGGAGACTGAACATATGAACAGCACCATGGGCTTATTGTACGATGGATGTTGGGCAATGCTCTGGTTCAGCACATTGCCAGCAGTCTCAACACAAATCAGCCTGTCTCCTGAAGTGCATTAGCCCACCCTCTGACACTGCCTCACTCTAGACCCCAAACACTGATCTAATCCCAACAGTGACCATCCCCAGCCCCCATACCGATATAACTATCTCAGATCCCAGATCCCAGATGAATGGAAAAACTTTCTATCGATGTGGAATGAGCtcctagaggaagtggttgggcaggtacatggatcggaaaggtttagaaggttatgggccaaatgctggcaaatgggactagcttgaatgggacaacttgttcggcatggaccagttgggcctaagggcctgtttctgtgctgtatgactctatgatgctaacTAATCTCCTAAACTAATCGCCAGATCCCAGGCAATGGCCCAAACCAACTTTCAGACACTGCCCCAACCTGTTCTCCAGTCACTGCTCCCAAAACATCCCCAAACACAGCCCAACACAGTTTGGCAGATATTTCCCTCTCCGCAGCCCTGGACTCCGCTTCACCCCCGATCCCTGATGACCCAGAGCAGCCACCAGCCAGCTCCCAGTCTCATTCCCTCTCCCGCCCCCAGACACTGCCTCTAATAAACTACTGGCACTGGTAAAAATCAGCACCTAGACCCCACACCAATCCAAGCCCCAGAgacagaaaacaacacaagtcgCAGACACTGGTCTAACCCAGACCCAGACACTGTCCCAACACAGTCCCCAGACACCGGCCCAACACAGTCCCCAGACACCGGCCCAACACAGTCCCCAGACACTGGCCCAACACAATCCCCTGACACCAGCCCAACACAGTCCCCAGACACTGCTCTACACAGTCCTCTGACACCGGCCCAACACAATCCCCAGACACCGGCCCGACACAGTCCCCAGAAACTGCTCTACACAGTCCCCAGACACTGTCCCAACACAGTCCCCTGACACTGTCCCAGCACAGTCCCCAGACACCGGCCCAGCACAGTCCCCAGACACCGGCCCAGCACAGTCCCCAGACACTGGCCCAACACAATCCCCAGACACTGCTCTACACAGTCCCCATACACTGGCCCAACATAATCCCCAGACACCGGCCCAACACAGTCCTCAGACACTGGCCCAACACAGTCTCCAGACACTGGCCCAACATAATCCCCAGACACTGGCCCAACACAGACACCGGCCCAACACAGTTCCCAGACACCAGCCCAACACAGTCTCCAGACACTGCTCTACACAGTCCCCAGACACTGACCCAAAACAATTCCCAGACACTACTCTACACAGTCCCCAGACACTGGCCCAACACAGTTCCCAGACACTGGTCTACACAGTCCCCAGACACCGTCTCAACATAATCCCCAGACACTGGCCCAACACACTCCCCAGATACCGGCCCAACACAATCCCCAGACGCTGCTCTACACAGTCCCCAGATACTGGCCCAACACAATCCCCAGACACCGGCCCAACACAGGCCTCAGACACCGGCCCAACACAGGCCTCAGACACCGGCCCAACACAGTCTGCAGAAACCGGCCCAACACAGTCCCCAGAAACCGGCCCAACACAGTCCTCAGAAACCGGCCCAACACTGTCCCCAGACACTGGCCCAACACAGTCCCCAGACACCGGCCCAACACAGTTGCCAGATACTGCCCCAACACAGCCACCAGACACCGGCCCAACACAATTCCCAGACAATGGCCCAACACAGTTGCCAGATACTGCCCCAACACAGCCACCAGACACCGGCCCAACACAATTCCCAGACAATGGCCCAACACAATTGCCAGATACTGCCCCAACACAGTCCCAAGACACTGGCCCAACCCAGACCCAGGCACTGTCCAACTTACCCCGAGGCAGTGCCTAACCCAGTCCCTAGACATAGCCCCAATTCAGCCCCTAGACACTGCCCCACTGCTACCCAACTGAGCTCCCAGACATACCCTCAACCAAGCCTCTAGCCCCAACTCAGCCCTCAGatactgctccactgcaaaccATAAACATTGGCCCAACTCAGACCCCGGACTCTGCCATAACTCAGACCCCAGTCACTTACCACAGCTCCTGGATACTGCCCCAGGCTCAGATCCACTCCTCACCTAGTCACCGCCCCTGCACAGCTCCCAGGCACTTGTTCCTCCCCAGACACTGTCTCAAACAAGGCACCAGTACACCCGGCAATATGCCCACACcaccactacctgctgcacctctGTGCCGTTCGTCTCTGAGGTTTCATTGCTTTAGAAATTGCTGAGTTTCCCACTGAGAGAAAACATTTGGTAAATGGGCTGTAAATCTGCAGCAGTGACCTTCAGGAAACTTTACTCCTCAGTTGTCAATATCAAAAGGTTCAGTGAAGTCCGGCAAAATTCCCAGCCTGCAAACATCAGGTACCATGTGGGACCCTAGCACCCAATTGTGTGTGGCCTGAGCACACAAAAGGAAATTAATATGGTGGGGAATGGCTGGCTCACACTGATTGAACTAAAAGCATGAATGTTGTTCAGCCACGACACAGCACCTTAGAACCGATATCCCATACTGAAGTTAGCTCCTTCAGGAAGTCAGAGGACAACATTTCTCAGGGGTAGGGTGGAAAAGAGCATCATAGCAAAACATCCCCAGAGGGTGCTTGTGATTTTAGTCCGTTGTAATGCAGGATACCCTCCTGCACAGTGTACAAACACAGGGGAACAATCTTAACAAGGCATCTGATGCACAGGCTGTTCTTAATATCAGGAACACCAGCTGATGGCTGCGTTTCACTTCACCGATAATTCCAGAAATGTGACAAatgatataaaattgaaattcctCAAGGAAGACATTTCCTGTAGCGGGGTCTACTGGGAGCTTTGGAAGCAGCAAACAAGGAAACCTAAGGATACCTAAGTTCCTAATGCCTGATTTTCCTGTAGTTGCAATCCTCAGCCTATCGCAATGAAAGCACAGGAAACTCACAGGGGAGGAGATCAGTTGTCTCATCATCCTTGAAGCAGCAAAGCagttaatcccattctcctgctctctccctatagccctgcaaaGTACCTGTCCAATTCTCCTTTGAGTGTTACtcctgaatttgcttccaccatcccaTCAAGTGTTCTCCAGATCATTAAAActatattacatttaaaaaaacctCAATTCCCCCATCTGCTTCTTGTTCTAGTTGATGTTCATTGTTTTAATCATTCCCACCAATGACAAGGATGTTCTCAGCCCTAACCCCAGATTTCTCTTCCTAAACGCCACTGCCTCTTCTCTCTAAGAAGCTACTTAAAAACCATCTTGGACCAAGCTCTTGTTCTTCTGTCCTGATATCCCTGGAGCTTTGTGGTTGATAATTCTTCTGTTAAGTCagggagtcgtacagcacggaaacagacccttcagcccaatgagtccgcaccgagcatcaagcacccatccacactTATCCTATGCTAACCCTACTTTCCTTCTCATATCCCAAGTAActcctgtactaactcaatgtaactgcgctgtgtaatgaattgacctgtatgatcggtatgcaagacaagtttttcactgtacctcaatacaagtgacaataataaaccaataccaataccgccATTCCTGAtcctcctgccacccaccaatacaaggggcaatttagagcggccaatcaacctaccaacccgcacacctttaggatgtgggaggaaacctgagcacccggaggaaacccacatgtcaTTGGGAGAACAGCCAAACCCAACACAGAGTGTTTCAGGACCGTTTATTATAGGAAAGGCCCTACACAAATCCAAGTTGCAATTAAAGCTCTATCCTTGAGTTAAAACTAGAAAAACTTGGAGATGCACTGGAGGTCTGGCCAGCAGTTTCTTaaattctaaatttaaaaaaaatcacattctgGACCCAGGGAGGGCCACCACTTATTATCTGTGCATATGAGAGAAAGTCTAACGTATTAGAAAGACAGTCTAATGAAATATCCAGGGCCCTttttatctgaaacattaaactttACTTCTGATATGCTTTTCACCTTAAGAAGTCTTTTTATCTTGGCACTGACCGTCAAAGCCTTTGACAGAACATACCCACCAATATGCCCGCTCCAACGATTCCTTCAAAGAACCACACCAAGGTGGTGAGCTGGTCCTTCTCTGCATACTTTGTTTCACCATTTGGGAAATAGAGCAAAATGTCAGCCACAACAGACAGAACAGCCAAAGGTATCAGTGCAATGCCAATGCACCGTGCACATTTTTCAAAACACATCTTGTTGTACTCCGGGTGAAGTCTTCTTTCTTAATGCTGGCCCTACTCTGGAGACGTCAGTCAGAATGAGCAGGCAACCTTCCTAAGCCGAGCAACTGCGTTTGAGTCAGCTTGCTGGCAGTTAAGCACATAAAGGTGCTTGGCTGCGCAGGCGTGTTGCCGCCAGAATAAACCTTTCAGCTGTGTTATTGAAAAGAGCTCTCCTGATAATGTGTAAGATATCACAACTGGTGTTACTGATCTGTGGAGCTGTAAGATTTAGGTGTTCAATGCATCAAACAAGCTGGAAAAGATCTACCTTACCATGATCGGAGTAAAGTCTCCAACAACTTCTGGATGTTATGGGATTTCCACCTTACATCTAAAAACACTTTTAGCTATTATACACAACAGATTCACAGGCCTGGAGTGTCCTCCCTGGGGAATGCCTGGTGGTCGGACAATGAACTGCCCTCAATGGTTGCATCTACTTTGCCATCGCAGCGTAAAATGGGCCTGAGTCAATGTGAGCAACCAGAACTCATGGGGCAGcgcagggacccaggttcaatcctgacctcgggcgctatCTGtctggagattgcatgttctcactAAGACCTCTAGATGCTTCagttttcccccacattccaaagacacgtgGGTGGGGAGGTTtactggccactctaaattgcctgTGGTGGgcatggtagaacctgggggggcggggggggggaagagatgatgggaatgtggggaggacagACTAGCTggggaatggagacacaagagagactgcactggagcaacgcacaaaatggtggaggaactcaattggtcaggcagcatctatggagggaaatggacagtccacgtttcggatcgagacccttcatcaggactggaaaggaagagggcagaggccagaacaaaaggctgggggggaggggaaggagcacgagctggtgggtgataggtggaaaggtaggtaggtggggtgggggcaaGAACGTAGGAATGACgtgagaagctggcaggtgacaggtggaagaggcaaaggggtgaggaagatggagtctgacaggagaggacagggGACCATGggagaaagggaaggaagtggggaagcaGGACTGAAGCTGGGGAATGGGATGGCTTGGTGAGTCAGCTTTGACTCCCAATGGGCCAAAATACCTTCCTACATACACACACCTGTAAATACAAACACACCTGAACCCACATCACCTATTTCtctataaatattaaaaatagggTTTAACCATCAATGATACACTTTGCATATTTAGGACGTGCTATAAGCAAAGCTTATCCATTGTTAACGTTGCTTATAAGATGCATTAAAAGTAACAAAACTACTTGGCAGGTCATAATGAgcataattctttaaaaaaaattgcctagaATATTAGAAGTAAAAGGCATGAAGACTTTCTTGCCCACATCTGAAGAACTGATCACAATCATACCTTTGAGTCACATTTACTTTGTGCCTTTCCATGTCCTCGTGATGTAGTTTGAAATGTTGCTTAAATGTGCACCAGGCTgtttgtgcacaggaagctcccatgAACAGCTACATTCATCACTCAGTCAATGTGAAATGGGTGGAGGGTTGAATACTGGCCaggagtgggccaaagggcctgtttctatgctgtatgacttgatcaCTCTTCTCATCCACTGACTCAACGTTTAAGTTTCTATTCAGTTCATCACTTGTGAAACAGTTACTGATGCTCGAGAAATGATTCATCTGaagatggacgttgccttcttgagacagtgcctcctgtCGATACAGGTGTAGATGTTGTTGTGGTTTAATTCCCAGAACCAGGCCAAACACAtgcacagcaatcccattcataAAATGCCTGGGTGATGGAGAGTCTGCACTCCAGCTGATCTGCCTGTGTGTTGGAAGAATTTGAATAGTAAATAATGCTGAATCACAGAAAGAAGATGCAGGGGATGTAGATACGATGGTGTGAAGGACAAGAAACTGACTGCAGGAAGACATGGTGCCACATTTTGTTCAAAAGAATGGAAGGTGCTTCGAATGAAAGACGAAATGATGAAGAATTCACTTCACATGACATTAAAAAAAGGACCAAGTGAAGAACAAGAAGTGTAGAATATAAAAACTTAGACATAATGTCAAATCTATTTCTTTTTGAAAACTCAGTAAAATTACAAATAGATtttagatatctctattagtcacatgtacatcaaaacacacagtgaaatgcatcttttgcgtagagtgttctgggggcagcccgcaagtgtcgccacgcttccggcgccaacgta is from Pristis pectinata isolate sPriPec2 chromosome 6, sPriPec2.1.pri, whole genome shotgun sequence and encodes:
- the LOC127571448 gene encoding transmembrane 4 L6 family member 1-like → MCFEKCARCIGIALIPLAVLSVVADILLYFPNGETKYAEKDQLTTLVWFFEGIVGAGILMILPIVVFIGLKDNDCCGCCGNQDCGKSCAMLASVLVALIGMAGAGYCFIVSALGLSQGPYCLTELGWQYPFNSTNGRYLTNYTSWSECTEPKHVVTWNTTLFSILLVVSGVEIILCFVQLISGLVGGIVESCCHCQEIVRCNDIEVNVYEVQE